A DNA window from Hydra vulgaris chromosome 13, alternate assembly HydraT2T_AEP contains the following coding sequences:
- the LOC136089286 gene encoding uncharacterized protein LOC136089286 isoform X2 — MATKFKKFAVAEFLDEKKKGMCAMDVICSSWLISESLVCWPNHLRSSRLSAAIREATLTPESNWKHLKIRILYYSDSYETALEQMETLEFTSSAETAVESDDEYPVPPAKKLASCNAVQYIEPSISNHYQPISPSPDQSLATVVAALGTRFAAFEKKSLDLLVGIQYDLKKINTRLINLEKGLVLPPTVCNHSIAGPSPSMQWNYLPVREEKDLLDLDEKLRNKDTYESLMNFLASVGGDDYKQLTTAILKQLMAKEVCLLYSLYGRKQKKSFSALTSCKVVIAAIKKKFENANDKNIKERIGSFLATAIDRDGGRKNRTTTEPRPLLSDENDFRQDIEVQCPLFDSETIMQ, encoded by the exons ATGGCaaccaagtttaaaaaatttgctgttGCTGAAtttcttgatgaaaaaaaaaaaggtatgtgTGCCATGGACGTTATCTGTTCGTCATGGCTGATCAGTGAAAGTTTGGTGTGTTGGCCAAATCACTTACGATCATCTCGCCTTTCAGCTGCAATTCGGGAAGCCACACTTACTCCTGAAAGTAACTGGAAACATCTGAAAATAAGAATTCTTTATTATTCTG acagTTATGAAACTGCTTTAGAACAGATGGAAACATTAGAATTTACATCAAGTGCTGAAACGGCCGTTGAAAGTGACGACGAATATCCCGTGCCTCCAGCTAAAAAGTTAGCAAGTTGTAATGCTGTTCAATATATTGAACCATCTATATCGAACCATTATCAACCAATATCTCCCTCTCCTGACCAGAGCTTGGCTACTGTTGTGGCTGCTTTAGGCACCCGATTTGCTG CGTTTGAGAAGAAAAGTTTAGATCTGCTTGTGGGCATTCaatatgatttgaaaaaaataaacactcgTCTAATCAATTTAGAAAAAGGTTTAGTGTTGCCTCCTACAGTTTGCAATCATAGCATAGCAGGACCATCCCCATCAATGCAATGGAATTATTTGCCGGTTAGAGAGGAAAAAGATCTTCTAGACCTGGATGAAAAATTAAGGAATAAAGACACCTATGAATCTTTG atgaACTTCCTTGCATCGGTTGGAGGAGACGATTATAAGCAACTCACTACGGCTATCTTAAAACAGCTAATGGCCAAAGAAGTATGTTTGCTATATTCATTGTATGgcagaaaacaaaagaaatcattttCGGCACTTACGTCATGCAAGGTGGTTATag ctgccataaaaaaaaagtttgaaaatgctaatgacaaaaacattaaagaaagaATTGGTAGCTTTCTGGCCACGGCCATTGATAGAGACGGTGGAAGAAAGAATAGAACCACAACTGAGCCACGTCCACTATTGAGCGATGAAAATGATTTTCGACAAGATATTGAAGTTCAATGTCCACTATTTGATAGTGAGACTATAATGCaatag
- the LOC136089286 gene encoding uncharacterized protein LOC136089286 isoform X1, which translates to MSTVLLIKHLQIESREEVVVTYFETDCITRRSGKSKEILLVENLRIVSREDVVVINLKRIASREEVDKYCYNISIKIEIVMKKSISSTRSAKSHYIKRVVKQHLSEIHSASNADNRNELLNCDFEKAKNFSDESINHNMLSQNSYNNCMVEDTLKSLNVEFGDISHFDENQSSNLTIKADDDCNVTDDEQGYYPSCSSDNEEAEDEVTLKELLVCWSVKHNVTHSALSDLLKILSKQHPDLPKDSRTLLKTKSSSDIIIMQDMYGQKAEFVYFGLKHQLTNLLVFNGIKSCKVNLLFSIDGLPLYKSSGKQFWPILCSVTLGDNIYKPFVVSIFCGNSKPKSSAIFLASFVAEFNVLKEQGLFIGENHFTVHAKGFVCDAPARAFVKCIKGHNGFYGCERCIQKGTRVDNRTVFPDINALKRTDASFALFQQVQHHKPDAVSPLLELNIGHISQFPLEYMHLVCLGATRRLLLHWIRGKRAVKISTLIADIISNGLKNFAANVTVEFARKPRSLKDIDRWKATEFRLFLCYLGPLVLRSHLTNNLYQHFMLLHVAISILANPNMCWTHVDYAEKLLNIFVMQMPELYGSSSITYTMHSLCHICDDVRQYGSLDEYSAFPFENALGIMKQLLRSGHMPLQQLCRRLSERVDSNTYVSRNMNLIASLKRIHSNGPTLGYYGKQYLKVEYAGFSYFSANSNNCALLDNGKVVLIENVIDADDVMIITRVFGLKENFYTYPCESSLLNVFRVSQLSDQFFAFPITSILKKCLLLPRENYFVSFALLHWGH; encoded by the exons ATGTCCACAGTACTcttaattaaacatttacagATTGaatcacgagaagaagtggttgtaacttattttgaaacagattgtatcacgagaagaagtggtaaaagtaaagaaatccTTTTAGTTGAAAATTTACGGATTGTATCACGAGAAGACGTGGTTGTAATCAATTTAAAACGGATTGcatcacgagaagaagtggataaatattgctataatataagtatcaaaattgaaata gtaatgaaaaaatcaataagttCAACTCGATCTGCTAAATCACATTATATTAAAAGAGTAGTTAAGCAACATTTAAGTGAAATTCACTCAGCAAGTAATGCTGATAATAGGAATGAATTACTTAACTGTGActttgaaaaagcaaaaaactttaGTGATGAATCTATTAATCATAATATGTTATCTCAAAACTCTTATAACAATTGTATGGTTGAAGATACATTAAAATCCTTAAATGTTGAGTTTGGTGACATATCACATTTTGATGAAAACCAATCCTCAAATTTGACTATCAAAGCCGATGATGACTGTAATGTAACTGATGATGAGCAAGGCTATTATCCTTCTTGTTCCAGTGACAATGAAGAGGCTGAGGATGAGGTTACTTTGAAAGAACTGCTTGTTTGCTGGTCAGTCAAACACAACGTAACACATAGTGCTCTATCAGACTTACTAAAGATCTTGTCAAAACAACATCCAGATTTGCCCAAAGATAGTAGAacgttattaaaaacaaaaagcagtTCTGACATTATTATCATGCAAGACATGTATGGGCAAAAAGCAGagtttgtttattttggttTGAAACATCAGTTAACTAATTTACTAGTGTTTAACGGCATTAAAAGCTGCAAAGTCAATTTATTGTTTAGCATTGATGGATTGCCTTTGTATAAGAGCTCGGGAAAACAGTTTTGGCCAATACTTTGCAGTGTTACACTTGGCGacaatatttataaaccgtTTGTAGTTAGCATATTTTGTGGCAACAGCAAACCAAAAAGTTCAGCTATTTTTCTAGCTAGTTTTGTAGCTGAATTCAATGTTTTGAAGGAACAAGGTTTATTTATAGGTGAAAATCACTTTACCGTGCATGCTAAAGGCTTTGTGTGTGATGCACCGGCACGTGCTTTTGTTAAATGTATTAAAGGACATAATGGGTTTTATGGTTGTGAGCGATGCATTCAAAAGGGAACTAGGGTAGATAATAGAACTGTATTTCCTGATATAAATGCATTGAAGAGAACAGATGCTTCATTTGCTTTATTCCAACAAGTTCAGCATCACAAACCAGATGCAGTATCCCCATTGTTAGAGCTTAATATTGGTCACATCTCTCAATTCCCACTAGAATATATGCATCTAGTTTGTCTTGGTGCCACACGAAGATTACTTCTGCATTGGATTCGTGGAAAACGTGCTGTAAAAATAAGCACGCTAATTGCAGATATAATTTCAAATGGCTTGAAAAATTTTGCAGCTAATGTTACTGTTGAATTTGCACGTAAGCCAAGATCACTAAAGGACATTGATCGATGGAAAGCCACAGAGTTTCGGTTATTTTTGTGCTACCTTGGGCCTCTTGTATTACGAAGCCATCTTACCAATAATCTGTACCAGCATTTTATGTTATTGCATGTTGCAATTAGTATTTTAGCTAATCCAAATATGTGTTGGACGCATGTTGATTATGCagaaaagttgttaaacatattTGTCATGCAAATGCCAGAATTATATGGCAGCAGTTCCATAACCTATACAATGCATAGCCTTTGTCACATTTGTGATGACGTAAGACAGTATGGTTCACTTGATGAGTACAGTGCATTTCCTTTTGAAAATGCTTTAGGCATTATGAAACAATTGTTAAGAAGTGGTCACATGCCACTGCAGCAGTTGTGTCGACGTTTGTCAGAAAGAGTTGATAGCAACACATATGTTAGTCGCAACATGAACCTGATAGCAAGTTTGAAAAGGATACACAGCAACGGCCCTACGTTAGGATACTATGGAAAGCAATATCTAAAGGTTGAATATGCTGGTTTCTcatatttttctgcaaattcCAACAACTGTGCTTTACTTGATAATGGAAAAGTTGTCcttattgaaaatgttattgATGCTGACGATGTTATGATAATTACACGTGTTTTTGgactaaaagaaaatttctacACCTATCCTTGTGAATCTTCTTTGCTCAATGTTTTTAGAGTTAGTCAACTATCTGatcaattttttgcttttccAATAACTTCTATACTGAAAAAATGCCTATTATTACctagagaaaattattttgttagttttgctttACTTCATTGGGGCCACTAG